The Podarcis raffonei isolate rPodRaf1 chromosome 7, rPodRaf1.pri, whole genome shotgun sequence nucleotide sequence tggaaaggagcatagctgtcaatcttcccttttttgcgggaaattcccttattccagtgccgtttcccactgctatcctggattgttagatatcccgtaaaTTTCAcggatttcaaaggaagcagctcttctccctccctgccggccagggaggctccTCAGCTGCGTTGCTCAGATGTGTTGCTTACCAATAAGGAGTCTCAGAATGACTGGGGGGCGGAGCTTGCATACCTTGTGCCGATAAAATTGGCCatattgcctggggactcgcctttgcttcagcgcttcccagcggtgTGGTTTCCTTGCTACTGTATCCCTTTGCCGGGtcgctgtgctgtgggaaccactgcttgaggcttcgtttggccgctggctgggctttccgcCTTAGGGCCTTTGACTCGGAGGGGCTCTGAACGTACCTGTGctcggaatcggatggatacaTCAACGGCACACTCACCCTTGCCAGGCataaggtctgtctggagcgggggcacatgggGAAAAGAGAAGGAGCGGCTGGTTGAGTACAATGGTGGGCGGTGatttcatgggggggggcttttggatttgttttggaggctcctttgATTGACTGCTgtgggagaaaggaaaggagctggttgactaaaatggcGGGCGGCGATCTCatggcgaggggggggggagttgtcaccgacgtgtgtatgtgtgtggctagttaatgcaagctgagggggtttttgaacgCTGGATGCcgttttgttgcacgtgctgctgcaaagccaggccagggagccatcttaaattgaggctgcataggccttgtggtgcatgtgattcagattctattcagttgaacctctggttacaaagttgacATTTTTTCAGCAATGCCCCCCTAGTGAGTCTTCTTTTGTTCACTTCTTTTTATTTTGAGGCAGTGCACACCTATGTTTCTGGAACTGCAAACCTTTCCAGTCATGTGTTACTCCAGTCAAATCCCACGTATGCATGTGGAGGAGGTAGGATTGCTACAGGAGAGCAGTCTCTTCGCAAATTGCATGTGTGGCTACTCTGatgtgttgcttttctttttcaaacaaagAAAGATGGATGGAGGTGGAGAAGAAGACATTCCTTCGAAAAAAGCAAAGAGGCTGTGCAAGTATCGTGAGAAatgggaaaaggaatttagcTTCTTGAAGAAGAGCAGAGTGGGGCATGGTCATGCATTCTGCACAATTTGCAGTTGCGTTTTTAGTGTCTCCCATGGGGGAAGGACCGATGTCACTCAGCATAAAAATTCTGCCAAGCACAAGCGCGGGCTAGAGGCACAGAAACATGCCCCGACGATGTCCGCATTTGTGACTAGGAATACCACAGAGGCTGACCAGGTCAGAAATGCCGAGGTTAAAATGGCCATGCTGTGTGCCAAACACAACATTTCTTTGACCTTCTGCGACGACTTCAAAAAGTGTGTAGCTGACATGTTCCCGGACTCTGCCATTGCACGAAAATATTCTGCAGGGAAAACCAAAACTTTGCAAATCATAAAAGGTAAGTTGATTCAAATTACGaaagcagtggtacctcgggttaagaactgaggtaccactgtaatattgtcAGCTTAGGAGTCCTAAGAGGGCAAAGTCTGGATCTTGGGTGCACCTTACAGCAGTTTTAACTACAAAAAGACTTGCTCTCAACTTCATACTGCTGCCTTAGGCTGTAGCATCTCATGCAAATTCAAGATCTCAAGTGTGAATGATAAATTTGTGGAGTAAGTTTAGTCATCTGTTCTGTTATCAGGCAATAGTTGattcaaggtacagtggtacctcaggttacatatgcttcaggttacagactccactaacccagaaatagtgcttcaggttaagaactttgcttcaggatgagaacagaaatcggactccggcagcgtggcggcagcaggaggccccattagctaaaatggtgcttcaggttaagaacagtttcagggtaagtatggacctccggaacggattaagtacttagcctgaggtaccacggtacactTAAAAAGTTATCCCTGTTAACCTCAATAGCCTCAAATCCCTACAGATTGGGACAGAGCTAGTACTAGTTTCTAACTTTTGTGTGCTTGCATGCAGCTGTGGAAATTTGGAACAACAAATACAGGGTCAAATACAAGGTTGTAAACAGTCCATAAGCTCCTTGCATCTGTGCTGATTGTGACCTAAAATATTTCTAAAACACCCAACCATGATTATGCATTTGGTATAAAGTACCATTTCCATGGGCAAgaatctccccccgccccccgtgctTCACATATTCAAGGATGTGTGAAAATTATTTTTCAATGATAAAATTATTCTTTTGCAGGGGATGACTAGCATGATGACTTGTGCTTCGTGGTATGttgaaaatacagtcgtaccttgtgtTGCGTAACCTCCAGGTTCCAGAATCTTCGGGTTACGGCTGGAGCAAACCCAGAAGCAGTCCTCCAGTTATGGAATTTTCGGGATACGGCCaagcctctggaacggatcccgtttgtataTATTTCAAACAAAAGACAACTTTTCTACAAGCCAAACAATTAGTTACATAGttgacatttttaaaatagtattttcaGCTGGTTATCTATAAATGTCTTATTATTCTGTTAGTTTAGGTCTGTCAAGATGCCCTGTTGACCCCTAAAGTATGGATAATGGTAAGTGTTACTCTCTAAATTTTTAACTAAGTGCTTTAGTAAAACTAGTTTTTAATAGACACATAGTTTGAGTTTAAATATACTTGTACAATATTCCTTTTCAGTAAACATTGTTGGGAGGTTGATGACACTTCATACAACCTCAGATTGTTATGTATATGACTTTTCTTGTTCCctgcttttgaaaaaaaaactGGAGGGTTCATTCTGCAAGCAATTACAAAGCCATGGAAATAGTTTAATTTAGGAAATTGTGTTTTCCATTGTACAGTATAGATATTAAAAATTGCATTGCTGGCACAGTGATGATTTCCTTTTGCCGTTTACCCATCTGAATTTATACTGATGTGTATTTCCTAATTCTGAGATGCCAGTAAAGCTTTAAATGGCCCAAGTAACATAATTACTTAGAACATTATAAAGTTatgttaattgtttttattgcagTGGATGTTTTGATTGTGTGCCTTCCTGAATTCGGATGTATTCAGAAATGAGACCAGATTGTCAAATCGTTTTCAACCATGAAAGTGCTACTTGCAAGTTTGAGGTAGTCGTTCACTAAACCTGTAATCCATGTATAAGAAACCAAACTTGAGTGTTTTGCAAATGTTATATGaaaaagaatttttattttattgtaataagaATTTTTTGAGATAAAGCTAAGATTAAATTATGAAAGGGAGTCATTCTGTCTGAATACTGAAGGCATAAgagcagctctgctggatcaggccaaaggcccatcaaatTCAGCATTCTTTTCCTGCTAGATGCAGTTGACAGTAATACTTGAAATTCAGTATCTTTTGAAATTTAGAAAACTGATTTTCATTCAATCCTTAAAccacaaatattttatatttgatgTTCTAAGGTATGCCTTATATGCAACCATCTTTCCCTCCCTAATTGAGAACAAAGTGTTAGGGCTCATCCATGCTTCTGCTTGTTCTTTGACTACAAAGCATGGGCTCAAGaggttttccatttgccccaccactttccccagaaaacctgattgatgtttgctccgattcagtggtatAGAGTGGAAAGCAATgtgacaagtggaagtgtgaacAAGCGTACACCCATGGGACATACCCAAAGAAAGTAACCATAACATTGTTATTCAGGATATTGAAAACCCTTTCATTGTTTTaatatgttcttaatgttgtttttaatgccataacctgccctgggaccttacagtgaagagtgggtaataaagagaaaaaatattaataatagtaataataataatatatttaagaGACTATTTTCCCACATAGTCTATATAGCAATAGTGAGTTGAATTACACTCCATTTAAGACATTCATAGTAAAAGATGCTCTTATTTTTTCATGAAACTTGGGAGGCTATAACAGGAACCAAGGTCATACATCCCTTTTCACAAAATGGAAAATgttttcttcctctgttcctccccGCCCCGAGAAATGCAAGACTAGAAAGGAAAAgcaatgtctgaaatagtacaattCTGTGACCAAGCATTGCATCCTCCATATTTCCAGTGTTATAATGTGACAACGGGAAAATCAGTTTTGCTGACTCTCAAAATGTATGTATGACAAACATTAAGAACTACATGAATTGATCTTACAACTATTTACACAttcaagtttattttttaaaatagacctCATTTTGCAGATATACTAATCTTCGCTAATAAGAACATCTGTTGCAGGTCCATATGTAGCAACAAATTGTTTCAACTGTTGATGGCACTGCATCAAGTAAATATCCCTTTGATTCAGAGAGTTTTCACTGTTGAGTTCAAATGGAAACACAGCATTTGGGGCCACACAAAACACAGAAGCACCTGGGAAAATAAAAGTAGAGGAATAAAtttgtataatttattttaactAGAAAATGATGTAAATCACATTTTCAATTATATCAATCAAAATTTCACATCGAAATATCCAGTGATAGCCATCCATGTAGGTAACAGGTTTCTGAACACAGTAAGTATGGGCAGAATGTTTCTCCATCTATAAGTACTTTCAGATGTTAAGATTTTTTATATGCAAAAATATAGTTGGTTCTTAGAATTGGCCTCATTCAATCTTTCTCTGTCACTGTACTAATAAATATATTTCTGGTTTTAAAGGTGGCCTGTCATTTTTTAAATGCTCTTTTTAAGGATGCTGTTTCCAAGGGAGCTAATATGAGTGCATGAAGACACACCCAATTCAAATCCCAGTTCAACTTATCAACCAAAGCTGTTAGTCTCATATCCTGGCTGCATATCCAATTGAAATGGGTCCACATGATCAGTATCCTACAGGAGTACCTGGAGTTGTGAGTCTGAATAGCAGTAATTGAAATTTATCGCACAAAACCAGACTAGATGATGCACTggacacttctctgaattcactCATTACAGTGGCATCTAGGTCAAGATGGACGCAATATATTTTGTGCAAGAAAGATGGGCTCTATAGGAACCAAGTGCAGGAACGTCAAGTGTCTTGTTTCTGACAGTGCCCTTCAGTGCGGACTCTTCAATAGATGGTAATGTCAACACaaaaggaagggaagagaaatcTCATCCATGGAAATGAGACCTGGGGTGGACAAGCAGAACCTTGAGAGGTAACCAGACATTTGGTATTTGGAGCTCTGCTTTTCAGCCCAAGCATAAAAGCATCCTGCGTTTAAGGATTCTACGTGGTTATTTTAATAGCCCTCATTAAGAAAGGTTCAGTTAAAAGGTTTATACCGTATTTTAAAGTGAGAGATGATTCAAATAGTAATACAGCAATCAAAACATCTTCTTCAAGTACTTCTGTTCTTAAACTCAGCTTAGCATGTGCTTTAGACAGTGAAATCCTACAGCACAAacataaatttaataattttaaatCAGTTGTACAAAATTTTAATAACTGAAAGTCTCTGTTGCCAGAGATGTTGTATGAATCTTTACACACAGAGAAATGTAGCTGCTACAGACATGTATGGGGAGAAATGGGACTTGCGTATTTTTTATATAATTCAGGTCAATTACTAGTACAAATAGAGGTGTGGTTTTAGGCTGATGTAGCCATAGTGGTTAAAATAGCTATAGTGCGCAAGGCAAATACCCTCTACTGTGCACGCACAATTGTTAATTAATGTATAATGTACACATAGATCTTTATGTATTAGTGATAATAGAGAGGTGGGCAACTCTATTAGATTACTATTTGTGAGGTTTGGAAGGAGCTTATGACTTCTCTTGAAAAACTGGCTATGAGAGTCAAGTTTAAACTGATACATCATATTCAGAAATGTAACAAAACGGAAAGTTATATAAAATGGCTTTTGAGCTcttaaactttatttttttttacaaaatctaGGATTAGTGCTGCTTGAAGTTACACATTTGTTCACATGTAATTTTTACAGATAAGCTATTGCAATTTAAGAAACAGGAACTGAACAATCCCATGTCTAAAACTTACATAGCTAAGGGGAAATGTATTAGGAACATGGTGATGGTGGAATGACTGATCCTATtttctttcccagctttgggaagacaaAGAGATATTTTGGCTTATGGCCATCAGATTTGGGTTTGTCATAGTTGCTTATGCAGAATTATTACACAGGTTAAATACAAATTTTGAAGAACACATACTTGACATGTAAATGAAAACCTACAAGATATTCAGTGCAGTTGCTGAGAGATTTGATCCATGAACAGGATGTGTTCTGATTCTGCGACTTGCTAAGTAGTAACCGTGGATCAGCCTTTCTGCTTCTGAACAGAGTTCCACATGCAAATTTTTGGAGAAAGCAAGGAACTAAAATGACATAAAATATTTCCTTGGTTTATGAATTCTGTGGAAAAATCACTAGATTTACCAGTGATCTTTAAATCTCAGGTGtatcattttaaaaagtattttccaAGACacaattttcattaatatattaatAATTTGTCAATTCATTATTCTTGACATATTTTCACATTACAAATAACgtgattttaaaacagaaaaaacatgGATTATATGAGTGGTTGCATAAATACAAACAACCTGTTTCCTAAGTGCTTAAGACAGTTTACACCAATCACCATGGAAGTTAAGATACTCATGATTTAGCACGGTTGGTACACCGTTCTGCAGTCAAGTAAGAGTTGGGTCAAACACCTTCCTTGCTTCTTTTCACTTGTATTTTGAAGCCACTGTTGGATTTCACAGCTTTACTAAAGATGTAGATTTAGTGTAAGAAAAGTTCTCATTCCTATTCTGAATATTGGACATTGAAATTGTCTGAATTTGATAAAGTGCAGAAGAGTCCTTTAGCAAATATGTCTAGACACGTAACATATATTTTGTAAGTTGGTTACTTGTACAATTGAAGTTAAAGTAGCAGAGGAACAAAAGGGATCCTGATTATTCAAATGCACATAATCTGAAATATGATTGATAGAACAACAGCTTATCAAACTGCCCCTCTTGTTTGGTTCAATTCATAATGTCTAGTTACCTCCTCATAATCTTGTGTTCCAAACTGTTTGGAGATAGCATAGACTGCATCTTCTGGATTGATggccttttttaaaaggagattcaCAACAGGAAGAACTGGATTGGAAAATGCTGATTCACTGCAGTGTATCAGAAGCCAAAAAGCATCTATAACGTTAGCTGAAATAAAGCTTAAATCCTAGACAAAAGCAATATTTATATTTCAGAACAGAACTTCATGTGGATTCCAGACAAAACCAGCAAGTGAATTATTTGGGACTGAGGGTATCTAGAAAAATGTAAAATTCAGTGGTTTTTCTGAGAAACGCATTTTGGAACATTTCATTTAGCACTCCTGGTCTATTTAACGCATGCATGCACTATAGTCCTAGTTTTAATATTGTAGAAGCTACCTCAATTCACTGATGAAAATAGATTGCATGACTGGAGGAAATCACTTTCTAGAAAGTGGCTGCAAATTTTGTATATCAATGTCACTCTAAAAGCTATTAGGTATTTTTAATTAATGTCATTGTGCAATTCTAGCAAAGAAACATTACTTACCATTTGGCCTATTAGAGTATTGTCTCCTTGGATATGCTTTTTGCAAGAAGCATCCACATCAATAAATGACCAAAAACTGGTTTGAATTGGAAGGGTAACCTGCTGATCAATTTCTTCTCCATATTTCTTTCCAGGGATGAATATAGTAGTTGTTCTTCCTTCAAGTACTTGTAAAGTCAGACAATAAAGACTACTTAAAATCTGATGATTTTTTTAATTTCACTATAAATAGGTCTTTGAAGAATGAAAACAACATAGTGCCATTGTCTTAAAGAAGATAGCTCACATGCTATATATTCAAATTACAGAAATGCACTGGAAGTGCTGCATATCAAAATGTAGCAGAGAACAGGTTGATATACTGCTCCCTATTTTGAAGGACATAGAAATTGGTGAATAATATACTAATTTCTATCTTGGAAGGTAGTGGTGATACCCAATCTTTTCCTCTGTATCCACCACATATGCTCTCCCCCACATCTGCTCCAGGGACCTCCAGATATGACAACAGTAGGTTTGGTGGACATGTGGAAGCTGCCAGGAGTGGAAGGGACCTtctcattgcacaagcagaagtccttcccACTAGCTACAGGCACAGTTGAATGTCACCttagttattttttattttttaatgattaaAAGAATTATTCTTTATCAGTACATTGCCCTGCTAGCAGACAAACAATATCCCAGTGTTTTGCTCTTTCTCATATGAAAACTACTACAGGTTGCATTTGATCAAGGCAAGTAAAGTGCTTCTGCAAGAATTGTCATTTGCCAGCCCATGTGACTAAACATAGTGGGTTTACACACGCATACAAAATGTGATATCTTCTGAGGTGTAGAAAGCTGTTGCagttctgatttctttctgtggaaaaaataatgtgatggacAGAAACCTGGCATAAGGGAGCTTTTAAGTCCAAGTGTATTTGGACATTTGAATAACTGAAGTAAGGTATGCCAGACTTTAGGTACTGCATTATACAAAACTTTCAGTTGGTTTACCTGACTGCAACTGTTCAAGCTTATCCTTCCTATGTGAAGATAATTCTCCAATGAAGCATACTCCCCCTTTGGCCAGCAAAGCACTATTAGCCTGAATGCTTGCAGTTCCAGTTCCATGCTTATCTTTGGACACAGTAGGAAAAACTTCACCAGATGGAATATGCCGTATGCCCCGTGGAACAAGACTAATGCTGTAATTCATAACTCTAGGTGATGGGGAAAGTAGATATCTTAGTTATGGATATGTAATACACTTGGAAAAGAAATcaagtgttttaaaaattaattttagttTACATGGCATTGCAGTTCAGTAGAATAAATCTATCCTTGGAATAAAAAAGCATATGCATTGTTTTACCTCACATATTTtcctttaaaagcaaaataagaaaTTGGAACAACTGCAGTAACAACATCGTTCTTTGCACAAAGCTAAATAAAGGGTATACACATAAAGGGGAAAGAATCTGCTTATTAAAGAAAAGAGCACTTAGTTACCTCTCTAATATTAGCGAATCATTCGTCAATACCAAAATATCCAGGTAATCTGCTGTTAAGTCATTTCTGTCACTTGTCTGTACTAGACTTAACAATATAGCTAGTTTGAGAGTGTTGTTAATGCCTGGTGGAAGTACTTGTGAAGCAAAACTATTGGCCAGAAGAGCT carries:
- the MCMDC2 gene encoding minichromosome maintenance domain-containing protein 2 isoform X4, translating into MAEGIVVAMSTVTKYTQGARFVCCDENCPFSEGFQYIRVHTPGATESATVRNNFVCTLCTSPLREDMKYRVLGDKQVIEIVDAKAISAFQGFSSSKTPFRFQSFTVFLRDELSNKMEIGNRYKVIGIPVCMPSCIRITLCLEANSIHLCNLTGPSQISEKFKYLLSLTSKSCWRFTALLANSFASQVLPPGINNTLKLAILLSLVQTSDRNDLTADYLDILVLTNDSLILERVMNYSISLVPRGIRHIPSGEVFPTVSKDKHGTGTASIQANSALLAKGGVCFIGELSSHRKDKLEQLQSVLEGRTTTIFIPGKKYGEEIDQQVTLPIQTSFWSFIDVDASCKKHIQGDNTLIGQMDLSFISANVIDAFWLLIHCSESAFSNPVLPVVNLLLKKAINPEDAVYAISKQFGTQDYEEFLAFSKNLHVELCSEAERLIHGYYLASRRIRTHPVHGSNLSATALNILISLSKAHAKLSLRTEVLEEDVLIAVLLFESSLTLKYGASVFCVAPNAVFPFELNSENSLNQRDIYLMQCHQQLKQFVATYGPATDVLISED
- the MCMDC2 gene encoding minichromosome maintenance domain-containing protein 2 isoform X3 yields the protein MKPDLLRMKEVALIYLDRSGGLQKFVNACKLYNDSKQSYAIFRFPILINPSDIIELDATLGNYILHKPVKATQIFQSVCFTAVKTLSLIQQLQTEAQMSIVLKLTHLPSLPSYIFSLCKFPFDYTSQRFYMAEGIVVAMSTVTKYTQGARFVCCDENCPFSEGFQYIRVHTPGATESATVRNNFVCTLCTSPLREDMKYRVLGDKQVIEIVDAKAISAFQGFSSSKTPFRFQSFTVFLRGPSQISEKFKYLLSLTSKSCWRFTALLANSFASQVLPPGINNTLKLAILLSLVQTSDRNDLTADYLDILVLTNDSLILERVMNYSISLVPRGIRHIPSGEVFPTVSKDKHGTGTASIQANSALLAKGGVCFIGELSSHRKDKLEQLQSVLEGRTTTIFIPGKKYGEEIDQQVTLPIQTSFWSFIDVDASCKKHIQGDNTLIGQMDLSFISANVIDAFWLLIHCSESAFSNPVLPVVNLLLKKAINPEDAVYAISKQFGTQDYEEFLAFSKNLHVELCSEAERLIHGYYLASRRIRTHPVHGSNLSATALNILISLSKAHAKLSLRTEVLEEDVLIAVLLFESSLTLKYGASVFCVAPNAVFPFELNSENSLNQRDIYLMQCHQQLKQFVATYGPATDVLISED
- the MCMDC2 gene encoding minichromosome maintenance domain-containing protein 2 isoform X1 → MKPDLLRMKEVALIYLDRSGGLQKFVNACKLYNDSKQSYAIFRFPILINPSDIIELDATLGNYILHKPVKATQIFQSVCFTAVKTLSLIQQLQTEAQMSIVLKLTHLPSLPSYIFSLCKFPFDYTSQRFYMAEGIVVAMSTVTKYTQGARFVCCDENCPFSEGFQYIRVHTPGATESATVRNNFVCTLCTSPLREDMKYRVLGDKQVIEIVDAKAISAFQGFSSSKTPFRFQSFTVFLRDELSNKMEIGNRYKVIGIPVCMPSCIRITLCLEANSIHLCNLTGPSQISEKFKYLLSLTSKSCWRFTALLANSFASQVLPPGINNTLKLAILLSLVQTSDRNDLTADYLDILVLTNDSLILERVMNYSISLVPRGIRHIPSGEVFPTVSKDKHGTGTASIQANSALLAKGGVCFIGELSSHRKDKLEQLQSVLEGRTTTIFIPGKKYGEEIDQQVTLPIQTSFWSFIDVDASCKKHIQGDNTLIGQMDLSFISANVIDAFWLLIHCSESAFSNPVLPVVNLLLKKAINPEDAVYAISKQFGTQDYEEFLAFSKNLHVELCSEAERLIHGYYLASRRIRTHPVHGSNLSATALNILISLSKAHAKLSLRTEVLEEDVLIAVLLFESSLTLKYGASVFCVAPNAVFPFELNSENSLNQRDIYLMQCHQQLKQFVATYGPATDVLISED
- the MCMDC2 gene encoding minichromosome maintenance domain-containing protein 2 isoform X2, with the protein product MDSKQSYAIFRFPILINPSDIIELDATLGNYILHKPVKATQIFQSVCFTAVKTLSLIQQLQTEAQMSIVLKLTHLPSLPSYIFSLCKFPFDYTSQRFYMAEGIVVAMSTVTKYTQGARFVCCDENCPFSEGFQYIRVHTPGATESATVRNNFVCTLCTSPLREDMKYRVLGDKQVIEIVDAKAISAFQGFSSSKTPFRFQSFTVFLRDELSNKMEIGNRYKVIGIPVCMPSCIRITLCLEANSIHLCNLTGPSQISEKFKYLLSLTSKSCWRFTALLANSFASQVLPPGINNTLKLAILLSLVQTSDRNDLTADYLDILVLTNDSLILERVMNYSISLVPRGIRHIPSGEVFPTVSKDKHGTGTASIQANSALLAKGGVCFIGELSSHRKDKLEQLQSVLEGRTTTIFIPGKKYGEEIDQQVTLPIQTSFWSFIDVDASCKKHIQGDNTLIGQMDLSFISANVIDAFWLLIHCSESAFSNPVLPVVNLLLKKAINPEDAVYAISKQFGTQDYEEFLAFSKNLHVELCSEAERLIHGYYLASRRIRTHPVHGSNLSATALNILISLSKAHAKLSLRTEVLEEDVLIAVLLFESSLTLKYGASVFCVAPNAVFPFELNSENSLNQRDIYLMQCHQQLKQFVATYGPATDVLISED